A single Aspergillus chevalieri M1 DNA, chromosome 3, nearly complete sequence DNA region contains:
- the MIC10 gene encoding MICOS complex subunit MIC10 (BUSCO:EOG09265PQX;~COG:S;~EggNog:ENOG410PQM9;~InterPro:IPR007512;~PFAM:PF04418;~TransMembrane:1 (o36-55i);~antiSMASH:Cluster_3.5;~go_component: GO:0005743 - mitochondrial inner membrane [Evidence IEA];~go_component: GO:0061617 - MICOS complex [Evidence IEA]), translating into MAESNESKPVVPVQRSTKPVSEALLNEKWDRAISSMLIRSSLGLSFGVVFSVLLFKRRAWPAWVGLGFGAGRAWEEADSSFRRGDSPLRDALRR; encoded by the exons ATGGCCGAATCCAACGAATCCAAGCCGGTTGTGCCGGTCCAGAGATCGACTAAGCCCGTCAGCGAGGCCCTGCTGAACGAGAAG TGGGATCGCGCCATCTCCTCGATGCTTATCCGCTCTTCGCTCGGTCTGTCGTTCGGTGTTGTCTTCTCGGTTCTCCTGTTCAAGCGCAGAGCGTGGCCCGCGTGGGTTGGTCTTGGTTTCGGAGCTGGACGTGCGTGGGAGGAGGCAGACT CTTCCTTCCGCCGGGGTGACTCGCCTTTGAGAGATGCGCTGCGTCGGTAG
- a CDS encoding ribosome biogenesis protein URB2 (COG:S;~EggNog:ENOG410PRR1;~InterPro:IPR018849;~PFAM:PF10441;~antiSMASH:Cluster_3.5), producing the protein MPSFAERPRSSQEALLRLEKGTASPTSQLNEATQIIGLDLALCASHPEINRAAQIRHNAAPKEEWVLRWLLKKLRTGKNYRVESASFLLLRQLVDLIPPKTLATTLKDQKFLVILNDTISDLEEDIFASVENGTAEFLCSESESSQTVGDTPEQISKRDKKGTKRKRAGENGDGDQGDAMDIDESPQSPASCFLTFIRLLDCLYSIVTLANRTLELDEIASSHLKHALRGEPESVATLLAKSFRLAALVTTQFSHGRKTTDLQHLLYVLPAILELWELRSFRRDDSENNSSNDCFAKHSFQHAMRLQHCVRSTQLDTDERAQVLQGVERLIARHVVLPAREGFFKRGGSGINYSAGDPDWTPVKPITDALRPILCDTISANEETADKVDAMKKQDLWKTAELLPNFFEIASRSVPRDTFRLQTHEAPWLETLFVAVAELAFSIAKEESPATYSSDFVLLLERLFRVVLDRKIQLSLHTLLTHAAYTGLLRNELTQVHWNLTALLIELGVDIFLPNSGLPDAINLLNALLQKILLNWQSNMSHLDPNYELIKSGIVIPLLQGFTAARDLPTFMQLWYEQLIAVEETRSQNNSLSSFTVWEDDDLCNVYSEAMRNPLTNAHFQAQLRAASVEIQHEDGRVSDSAGSYAQFVILEAGMRKRNLNFEDANEPLQNILGIATSTLSSKQTLHWRWRLWRFARDLLENNLQSTDNPFGHAVMKLTDVSAKTIQRHRKDQMKKPRAALESFEAYRFSLLAIKESIDSAGLGKFSALTREIADFFKVITKEDAVASMASPWNGRAETLELQVSLALGYFLALVRSPSVWGLIKYDIRRSLFEHTLSLAASQYHASSTGLERAPFHARFLQAWASVVCHEYLLNAPAITSDLIFVLSERIKSDVSNRKLYVESLQRIPASLVTRRQRAVLLDLLQDVIRQEDNPLEITVGMLSLMAKLADMPKSGAALTSDWEPTWNAAKSVTLQGTEVDLQIMKAFRHLHKAVIAKLLVLSDEERSKLFKKMYRKVTSKASKLKSVDRDSMDCFFLRISLSQLWVHRHQLSGVLDETELAACRQKVFDLVVAEVKSVKDQCKKQKLEDTITLIKVLDALEDFEDLATDNVEVDKFLSKIESYVEKSIDSESPLRRLIRRRVLVGRGGADKDITLPVMQVAETLPLQQLYGEQQQLFIRATLERFRSMSVDDLTGVIQQIRSIGFEGDNAAYRLLVASLAVASMPTVEDKESAAAKELSSLCTAVTESMPHSQSIEHFTFATECLDMLLRTHTRCIAQWNIDNVLAAIAVAASKAGPRINTDYAAPIYVRLCRLMGVLLGLHRQKLGGRFHLILPAMQRLLNCLFARSRKRTRSMRSEKGSTEQPLWLAPLQASHAVHFTRLLTSLCDPTVSAVSRPTQSGPGGQEGLTDQTKKAKRIAGQYLQYLIMEYAQSSLRGSMTPEVKTAILPGLYTALDVMSRETMRALNAGLDASGRSVFKALYDDYMKFGKWNKG; encoded by the exons ATGCCGTCGTTTGCGGAG CGTCCGCGCTCGTCGCAAGAGGCCCTGCTGCGACTAGAAAAGGGCACCGCCTCCCCGACTAGCCAACTCAACGAGGCAACCCAGATCATTGGTCTTGATCTGGCTTTATGCGCCAGTCACCCGGAGATCAATAGAGCCGCGCAAATCCGACACAATGCGGCCCCGAAGGAAGAGTGGGTTCTCCGGTGGCTTTTGAAGAAGTTGAGGACAGGGAAGAACTATCGTGTTGAGTCAGCTTCTTTCTTACTTTTACGGCAACTCGTGGATCTTATCCCTCCGAAAACCTTGGCGACGACGTTGAAGGACCAGAAGTTCCTTGTGATTCTGAACGATACGATTTCCGATTTGGAAGAGGATATTTTCGCGAGCGTTGAGAATGGTACGGCAGAGTTTTTGTGCTCGGAATCGGAGTCCAGTCAGACTGTGGGAGATACGCCGGAGCAAATATCGAAGCGTGATAAGAAGGGGacaaagaggaagagggccgGTGAAAATGGTGATGGGGACCAAGGGGATGCGATGGATATCGATGAATCGCCGCAGTCGCCAGCCTCGTGTTTCTTGACTTTCATCCGCTTGCTGGACTGCCTTTACAGCATTGTGACGCTTGCGAACCGTACGCTTGAACTTGACGAAATAGCCAGCTCTCACTTGAAGCATGCGCTCAGGGGTGAACCAGAGTCGGTTGCTACGTTGTTGGCAAAGTCGTTCAGATTGGCTGCTCTCGTGACTACCCAGTTCTCACACGGACGAAAGACGACCGATCTACAGCATTTGCTCTACGTTCTTCCGGCAATTTTGGAACTGTGGGAATTGAGGTCATTCCGCCGAGACGATTCTGAGAACAATTCCAGCAACGATTGTTTTGCGAAGCACAGTTTTCAACATGCGATGCGACTTCAGCATTGCGTGCGTTCCACTCAACTCGACACTGATGAGAGAGCGCAGGTGCTGCAAGGAGTTGAGCGCCTCATTGCACGTCATGTTGTGCTTCCCGCGCGTGAAGGTTTCTTCAAGAGAGGAGGCTCAGGGATAAACTATTCTGCAGGCGACCCGGACTGGACTCCCGTCAAGCCAATCACCGATGCATTAAGGCCGATTCTTTGCGACACAATCTCCGCCAACGAGGAGACTGCGGACAAAGTTGATGCTATGAAGAAACAAGATCTTTGGAAGACGGCCGAACTCTTGCCCAATTTCTTTGAAATTGCGTCGCGTTCCGTCCCTCGGGACACCTTCCGGCTCCAGACACACGAAGCTCCTTGGTTGGAGACCTTGTTTGTTGCCGTAGCTGAGCTTGCATTCTCCATTGCGAAAGAGGAGAGCCCGGCTACGTACTCTTCCGACTTCGTCCTGCTTCTCGAACGACTCTTCCGTGTGGTCCTTGATCGGAAAATCCAATTGTCTCTGCACACCCTGCTCACCCATGCTGCGTACACCGGCCTCCTCAGGAACGAGCTAACACAGGTCCACTGGAACCTGACAGCGTTGCTCATCGAATTGGGTGTCGACATTTTCCTGCCGAACTCGGGCCTTCCGGATGCTATCAATCTATTGAATGCTTTACTTCAGAAGATCTTGCTTAATTGGCAGAGCAACATGTCCCACCTAGATCCTAATTACGAACTGATCAAGAGTGGGATTGTGATTCCATTGCTGCAGGGTTTCACAGCTGCGAGAGATTTGCCGACATTCATGCAGCTTTGGTATGAACAGCTCATCGCCGTGGAGGAGACACGCTCTCAAAACAATAGCTTGAGCTCTTTCACTGTGtgggaggatgatgatctATGCAACGTTTACAGTGAAGCGATGCGGAATCCTCTTACCAATGCGCACTTCCAAGCGCAATTGCGAGCAGCTTCGGTTGAGATTCAGCACGAAGATGGCCGGGTTTCCGACTCCGCCGGCTCCTATGCACAGTTCGTGATATTGGAAGCGGGGATGAGAAAGCGCAATTTGAATTTTGAAGATGCCAACGAACCTTTGCAAAATATCCTCGGAATCGCAACATCGACCTTATCCTCCAAGCAAACGCTTCATTGGAGGTGGCGCCTGTGGAGATTTGCTCGGGACCTGTTGGAGAACAACCTGCAGTCCACTGACAACCCCTTTGGTCATGCCGTGATGAAACTGACCGATGTTTCTGCGAAGACCATTCAGCGGCACAGGAAAGACCAGATGAAGAAGCCTCGTGCAGCATTGGAGTCTTTCGAAGCCTATCGATTCTCTCTCCTGGCTATTAAGGAGTCTATCGATTCAGCTGGTTTGGGCAAATTCAGCGCACTCACTCGCGAAATTGCAGACTTCTTCAAGGTCATTACCAAGGAGGATGCAGTGGCATCCATGGCCTCGCCATGGAATGGTCGAGCTGAAACTCTCGAACTCCAAGTCTCACTTGCCTTAGGATATTTCCTGGCGCTCGTGAGAAGCCCCAGTGTTTGGGGTTTGATCAAATACGATATTAGGCGCTCTTTGTTTGAACACACACTGTCTTTGGCTGCTTCGCAGTACCACGCTTCCTCAACCGGGTTGGAAAGAGCCCCCTTCCATGCAAGATTCCTCCAAGCCTGGGCCAGTGTGGTGTGTCATGAATACCTCCTTAACGCACCAGCTATCACCAGTGACTTGATTTTCGTGCTTTCGGAGCGCATAAAGAGTGATGTTTCCAACCGCAAGCTTTACGTTGAGAGTCTGCAGAGAATCCCCGCATCCTTGGTTACTCGCCGCCAGAGGGCGGTTCTTTTGGACTTGCTGCAAGACGTCATTCGCCAAGAGGATAACCCGCTGGAAATTACGGTCGGTATGCTGTCGCTGATGGCTAAGTTGGCTGACATGCCCAAATCCGGAGCGGCTTTGACCAGcgactgggaacccacatGGAACGCTGCCAAATCGGTTACTCTGCAGGGCACCGAAGTCGATCTCCAGATTATGAAAGCCTTCCGGCACTTGCACAAGGCGGTTATCGCCAAGTTGCTTGTTCTCTCGGACGAGGAACGAAGCAAGCTGTTCAAGAAGATGTATCGTAAAGTCACTTCCAAGGCGTCCAAATTGAAATCCGTCGACCGCGACTCCATGGACTGCTTCTTCTTGCGGATTTCACTGTCGCAGCTGTGGGTCCATCGCCATCAACTATCAGGTGTCTTAGACGAGACGGAGCTGGCAGCTTGCCGCCAGAAGGTGTTCGACTTGGTTGTGGCGGAAGTGAAGTCTGTCAAGGACCAATGCAAAAAGCAAAAGTTGGAAGACACGATCACCCTGATCAAGGTTCTTGATGCGCTAGAAGACTTTGAAGACCTGGCTACCGACAACGTCGAGGTAGACAAATTCTTGTCGAAGATTGAGAGCTACGTTGAGAAGTCGATCGACTCCGAGTCTCCCTTGAGGAGGCTAATCCGGCGTCGGGTGCTGGTTGGTCGAGGAGGAGCGGACAAAGATATCACCTTACCTGTCATGCAGGTCGCTGAGACTCTTCCCCTGCAACAGTTGTACGGCGAACAGCAGCAACTATTCATCCGCGCTACGTTGGAACGGTTCCGATCTATGTCTGTGGATGATCTGACCGGTGTCATTCAGCAAATTCGGAGTATCGGGTTTGAAGGGGACAACGCCGCCTACCGTTTGCTTGTCGCCAGTTTGGCAGTTGCCTCAATGCCAACTGTTGAGGACAAGGAAAGCGCCGCAGCAAAGGAACTATCGTCACTGTGCACTGCAGTTACAGAGTCCATGCCTCATAGCCAGAGCATCGAGCATTTCACATTCGCTACAGAATGCTTGGACATGCTCCTCCGTACTCATACCCGATGCATCGCGCAGTGGAATATTGACAACGTTCTGGCTGCGATTGCGGTCGCTGCCTCCAAAGCAGGACCCCGGATTAACACAGATTATGCCGCCCCGATTTACGTCCGTCTTTGTCGGTTAATGGGTGTGCTTCTGGGCCTGCATCGCCAGAAGCTTGGAGGCCGTTTCCACCTGATACTCCCCGCCATGCAACGGTTGCTGAACTGCCTATTTGCGCGATCTCGGAAACGGACTCGATCCATGCGGTCGGAGAAGGGATCGACAGAGCAGCCGCTCTGGCTCGCACCGCTGCAGGCATCGCATGCCGTGCACTTTACCCGCCTACTCACCTCCCTCTGCGATCCCACCGTGTCCGCTGTATCGCGGCCCACTCAATCTGGTCCCGGAGGACAAGAAGGCTTGACGGATCAGACCAAGAAAGCCAAGCGGATTGCGGGACAGTACCTTCAGTACCTGATTATGGAGTACGCGCAGAGCTCTCTTCGTGGTTCTATGACTCCTGAAGTGAAGACGGCGATTCTTCCGGGATTGTACACGGCACTGGATGTGATGTCGCGAGAGACAATGCGGGCACTGAATGCTGGGTTGGACGCATCTGGACGGTCAGTGTTCAAGGCCTTGTACGATGACTACATGAAGTTTGGAAAGTGGAACAAGGGGTAA